agcagtgcatcttttactgtgtgcagtggagatgtgaggcgtctcgactgaaacaagcaagcagtgcatcttttactgtgtgcagtggagatgtgaggcgtctcgactgaaacaagcaagcagtgcatcttttactgtgtgcagtggagatgtgaggcttctcgactgaaacaagcaagcagtgcatcttttactgtgtgcagtggggatgtgagacgtctcgactgaaacaagcaagcaagcagtgcatcttttactgtgtgcagtggggatgtgaggtgtctcgactgaaacaaggaagcagtgcatcttttactgtgtgcagtggagatgtgaggcgtctcgactgaaacaagcaagcagtgcatcttttactgtgtgcagtggagatgtgaggcgtctcgactgaaacaagcaagcagtgcatcttttactgtgtgcagtggagatgtgaggcgtctcgactgcaacaagcaagcagtgcatcttttactgtgtgcagtggggatgtgaggcgtctcgactgcaacaagcaagcagtgcatcttttactgtgcgcagtggggatgtgaggcgtctcgactgcaacaagcaagcagtgcatcttttactgtgcgcagtggggatgtaaggcgtctcgactgaaacaagcaagcagtgcatcttttactgtgtgcagtggggatgtgaggcgtctcgactgcaacaagcaagcagtgcatcttttactgtgcgcagtggggatgtaaggcgtctcgactgaaacaagcaagcagtgcatcttttactgtgtgcagtggggatgtgaggcgtctcgactgaaacaacaagcaagcagtgcatcttttactgtgtgcagtgggtatgtgaggcgtctcgactgcaacaagcaagcagtgcatcttttactgtgcgcagtggggatgtgagacATCTCGACTGAaacaacaagcaagcagtgcatcttttactgtgtgcagtggggatgtgaggcgtctcgccTGAAACAAGCAAgtagtgcatcttttactgtgtgcagtggggatgtaaggcgtctcgactgaaaaaaggctttttgtttattaagccATATCCACACGGAACACGAGCAACACAagcaaataatttagaagtcattgcagtcaaatgggagtatccacaccagcagcgagtgaTGCGAGCGACGTCGCTTTGAGAACGCTTTGAAGCTGACCAATCTGAAgtaaggttaacacccttgacagaCATCAAACATATGCCTCAAAACACATCCCATCCATGGGGTGAGGATGTTAACACTTTTATCTGAACACAACACTTCATGTCAAATTCGGGGATACGTGTTTTTAGTTTACTGATAGAATGTCTGAATGCATAGAAAATATAATCATTCATAAGTAAATGAAATCAGAGATGACTCAAACACATGATCTGATGTGTCACAGTCTTCAACAGCGTTTATGAAGAAGTGTAGCaaaaaatagatttgcagaacGGCACATAATAAcacggataataataataataatgataataataataataataataataatataataatcaaGATGGTCATTATGTAGTGCttaacaacaacataataatcctaatactaataataataataataataataataataatgttgcactttaaaatacttttaaaaagttaatgaACAAAAAGGATCATAAAAGGGATTTGTAaagaaacactatatatatatatatatatatatatatatatatatatatatatatatatatatatatagataattaCAATGGAGTTGCCAGAGGTCAGgataaccttttatcaaaacaagccctgttttgtaaagacagcccatctctagtttgtccaataggaatgcgtgGGCGGGGTCAtgtgtttatttccagtcttCTGGATCCTTTCCAACATTGACATTCGGTGACTTCGCTCGCGTcgctctgtctggtgtggatacGGCTTTAGAAGTGACCTTTCATTCAGATTTACACTGCAAACTACCCGGGCAATGCTAAACCTTATatataccttatatatatatatatatatatatatatatatatatatatatatatatatatatatatatatacagtgccgtcctatcccacaacttccaagtgaaaaaaatattctagaaatttgtagaaaattaattaaaaataaaaactgagcttgtttggataagtgtccaccccgcttgtaatagcaatcctaaattagctcaggtgtaaccaatagccttcaaaatcacacaccaagttaagtggcctccacctgtgttaaattgtagtgatttcaggataaattcagcagtttctgtaggttccctctgctgggtagtgcatttcaaagcaaagactatgagcaccaaggcgctttcaaaagaactcttggacaaagttgttgaaaggcacagatcaggggatgggtataaaaaaatatcaaaggccttgaatatcccttggagcacagtcaagacgattattaagaagtggaaggtgtatggcaccaccaagaccctgcctagatcaggccgtccctccaaactggatgactgagcaaggagactgatcagagaggctaccaagaggccaatgacaactttgcaagagctacaggcttttatggccaagactgatcaaagtgtgcatgtgacaacaatatcccaagcactccacaaatctggtctgcttcccaacagactcacagctgtaattgctgccaaaggtgcttccaccaagtattaactcagggggttggtgacttatccaattatgatcttccagttttgtatttgtaatatatcatctttttctcaataaaaaaactttttttccccttaacagtgtggagtatggtgtgtagataagtggaaaaaatcctcatttaaattctgaaactctgaggcactgacacaacaaaatgtgaaaaaagttcaagggggtgtagactttctataggaactgtgcataagaacataagaaagtttacaaacgagaggaggccattcagcccatcttgctcgtttggttgttagtagcttattgatccctgaatctcatcaagcagcttcttgaaggctcccagggtgtcagcttcaacaacattactggggagttggtttcttttttcaggtcaaaaaagtcccctgggttgacattgtctataccttttaggattttgaatgtttgaatcagatcgcctgcaaatatcttattattcgaaattcccacccctaacaaaaaacgtgagtgttgtgtttgttcgtttgtctagtaaactgtttgtttgtttctttgtttctaagactactaacacgatccagagctgtagccgcaggccagcatcaaacccggacaccagcacttccctcacCACAACAAATTATATTacacaccacgagcactaaaatcactcactaaagaactgtgtctgtgttttgtgttacgtgtgggtgttaaaAGAACGGGACTTTTTGTTACGGGTCAAACCTGGGGATTCTAATTGAAGTGATACACGTTACTGTATCACTTTacaacagtattatttacagCTGATTGCCGTCAGCCTCTAGACATTGTGAAACCAAtacacacccttgcacctggatataattgtctgtctgttttcttctgcactgctgcattgccTTGACCTGCACtcacttacccactttgccacagcgtcCCTATGTGTGGTTGCTGCTAATACTTTCTAAGGACCTGTCATTGTTATGAGTAATTAGTGGGGCTTgcaaagcaagagtccccactttaaatcttcgacatgctgcttcttcttcttattattcttcggcacgctactcctcttacaccgtttaagctacaaacgctgttcaaactttaaaatgcattgaccggtctggaatagtgtgcttgtatacaactttttgatattttttatactttttaaactattaagctttttgtccttttttgtccaccttcattcactttaatgggacttttttcaacattctaaagctccccattgtttaaaaactcccagacttccaacattctatttactgtaaacgatgtaacttttgacacaaatcagctactttgaccactttcccaacaagtaagacaaaaagttagagtatatggaagtatatggaatcttcctctatttctcagctattcaaatatgaaatcaaaacagaaatacttttaccaatcaagaggtacatctgttttagtaaccgcatcaactcaattttctctaactttttataaacaaatgccgttttgaccactttcccaacaagttagacaaatacttagagcaaatgaaatcttcctctacttctcagctattcaaatatgaaatcaaaacaggaatggcgtctaccaatcaagaggtacagctgttttagtaaccgcatcttctttcagtaggctacttcccactgttgaattaactgtcatagaactttgagaaatttcaaattatagcaccattgcagtggtgaggtgtggtgacgtcacagaccaggaagtaactgaatcaaaacaatggatgggcgggtgaaactgaacgcaatggcgttcagctgatttttattaaataaataaacaaaaacaacagatttaaccaaacaacaaaacaaagggcacgagggccaaacgaataaacagacaaacaagtaagtgttgtgctggctaatccagcacgttttagcaattgttattttctgtttccTCTCTATCTcaccgtacctcctctctgtacacccaaaccCTGCAGCAAGGACAGCcgccggttcttatactctggccaaggggttaactagctgttaattatcttattacccttcggccacagtctgcacgcgtttggtaaggatgcgtgactgtcagctagttaaataatcagtagctgatcagccacgcatcctcacagggttttaaaatataaaacaataagaaaagacgcggcgcttttatccgtgccgcaaacaaatacaaataataaataggggcgggacactccgccacaaagccccacaactttacttgtaaagttaccatctagttagaGGTTGAGTATTCGAAACTTTTATTCTTGGTATATTCGAATATCTTATTCAAAATTCCCACCCCTAACAAAAAACCTTaagtgctctggtttttctgttccgtaccacaccaTGGATcgctattgctgtgttacctgacagtgttggcaataatcctgacgctatcagtgcactagggtgggcattttgaaaagacctttgaaacatactttaaagttatgtgtaaaaagttgtcatgatgTTAGCATTgcggtacgttatttaaacagttgtagcaacacatggggatgtggaaCGCTATTTACTCTAAGTTTTTAACTTTAAGctggtgtaacccagtgcaagcccccacagctgaaattcatatgctttaatccactcctccaCCATTGTTGAACTCCATGGCAGTGCTTGACAACACAGTGGGGCTCGAGCACAGAAATATCACACGTGCACATCCAGCGATCTTTgagaaactgcatctgcacaggggATACACAATTCTATGGGttacagaaatctgcataacacccttcaggacaatttgattttgagatgcATGCCTCGGTTTGAACGTCAGTGAAGTCAAGTTTTATCTGTATATCTAGTTTGCCTATGTGTTAATCTGGCCCTGCACATGCCCTAAGAGTTGGTTCATACATCACTGCAGATGAATGTGATACATCCGGCGCAGACCCCATGCGATTTCAGGTCgcagacgcatgagaaaaggctgtacgactttccaaaaaataGGCATGTCGCAAGAGTGTGTGTGACGTAATTCCAACCTGTCACACAGGGTCAGAGACCCTCGACAAATTATGTCGGAGTCTGAATTATGAACCAACCTTAAGCCTACAAGCagcccctcttactttctttcctgttcatgttttccaggttccagtccagcagctaaagcgagggcagacggtggagaatatcctgactgtgggaaaggtttcacgcAGTTAgggcatttaaacaaaacccagcgaactcacacaggcgagaaaccgtatcactgctctgactgtgggaagagtttcaatcattttagaaacctaaaacaacaccagcgaattcacacaggagagaaaccgtatcactgctttgactgtgggaagagtttcagtcagttaagcagccttgttttacatgagcgaattcatacaggagagaaaccgtatcactgctctgactgtgggaagagtttcagtcagtcaaacagccttgttttacaccagcgaactcacacaggagagaaaccgtatcactgctctgactgtgggaagagtttcagtcggtcagacagtcTTGTTTCACACcaacgaactcacacaggagagaaaccgtatcactgttctgactgtgggaagaatttcagtcggtcaggcagccttgtttcacaccagcgaactcacacaggagagaaaccgtatcgctgctctgactgtgggaagagtttcagacagttaggaagcctaaaagaacaccagcgagttcacacaggagagaaaccatttcactgctctgactgtgggaagagtttcagttggtcagacagccttgtttcacacctaCAAACTCATACAGGAAAGAAACTGTGTCTGCTCTGACTGTAGGAAGAGTTTCCGTCTTAAACAAgcccttcaaaaacaccagcgaattcagaggagagaaaccttaaagactgttttgtgtatcactcttaaccctttgcggtcagtTTATTCAGCACCTGTGAGGCACGTCAAGTCCTACAAGGGAAGGCTTTGCGCTCTCACAGCCTCTCAGTCTCGTGTTCTCATTGTTTCCGATCGTATAATCCCGGCATTGTGTTATTTCAGTgatactgtatttcttttatttcactCTATTATGTCATTCAAATCATGACTGGAAAGCGACCAAGTGATAGCAAGAGTGCAGGACCAGTTCATAAGCGAAAGAAGATTGATTTAgagcagaaaatgaaaatactgaaaAAGTATTAAGGCGGACAAAGCCTGTCTTCAGTTGCTTGTGAACTCGATTTGGCTACCTTTTTTCATGTTCTATAAACATACGTACtctacacacatacatttacatagCCACACATACTGAaaaacacatatactgtacagtattacagtaatacacatactgtatgtgtgtatatatatatatatatatatatatatatagcgtctGTATTCtgtaattttgaatactgactggatactgttttaattctggaaacctgAGTTTTTATAATcgtttggttttgctaaattgcattgcctctTACTGTTTACACATTTCtgacatttagatttaaaaatacaaacaattataCTTTAATTAATGATTGAAACAAGATCAGACTTAAACTGAACAGGTGATAttttgtgcatttttaaacaacaattaCAAATGTCTGAACCGTTTAAACATTGATTTGAATGTATCTACAAGTTTTGGAGTAACTCTAGATTACATCTtaatagggctgtcagttaatgctgtattactgcaaatgttttactCCTGCTTGTCTCTAGACTTCTAATTCTGGTACCGTGATTTCTAACTTTTGTATTCATCTTACTTTTGTGAGCCTTAATAAACCTAATCATTTATATGTGTTGAGTTTCATTTTGCCTATTATGAGTACTAAAGTAAGCTTTGGTGATTGATTTGGGCTCCttaaacatacattatatatatatatatatatatatatatatatatatatatatatatatatatatatatatatatatatatatatatatatatataataattgtgaTAATAGGGCGTAggccctttaagaaatggctgtcTGGCTTCAAaaactacattccccagaagccCTGGGGTTAATGAATTTTGGGAGGAGTGGCAGTGGGGTATACACCACCAGAGAGATCTACAGTCTTCTGAAATCACAGTGTGAAAAGGTTTCTAGGTGTCTGAAGAGTTCTAGTTATTTTCACGCTTCGTGAAAAGTAAGTTTCTTGTGTTAGACcaagtataatttatttgtttacagtGCATTACGGAATTACTGTTTATTGTTGTGAAGacattgcagtttatttttagcTGTAGCAGAGAGTGAGTATATTCTCTGCGTATTAAATCGTGCACAGAGCCCATCTTTGGTTCTGGCGTGGCTGTCGCATTTGATACAGTTTAGAGTCGGGACAGGTTTAGTTTTGTTATGGTGTGCTGGGAAGGACTCTGCAAGCAAAACACCCAGACAGTCGGACAGGCTTTATAAACGTTTATTTTGGGATCGTGTACTGTGTGGAACTGGACAACACAATACACAGACAACGGGACAAAGTTTTAGGActctgtttattgttttaatacacACCAGAATTTAGTACTGTTGTTACCACCGTTTCACGATTGCTGCAGCTATCGTATTGTTTCAGCACACTCCAACTACTTTCATGGAATACAGTTCAGCATGATTTCAGGAGCTAACGTATTGTTTCAACGcactccagtttacttacctgagatacagtttgccacgatagcaggagctatcatactgtttcaacgcactccagtttacttacctgggatacagtttgccatgatagcaggagctatcatactgtatcaacgcactccagtttacttacctgggatacagtttgccatgatagcaggagctatcatactgtatcaacgcactccagtttacctacctgggatacagtttgccatgatagcaggagctatcatactgtatcaacgcactccagtttacttacctgggatacagtttgccatgatagcaggagctatcatactgtatcaacgcactccagtttacttacctgagatacagtttgccacgatagcaggagctatcatactgtatcaacgcactccagtttacttacctgagatacagtttgccacgatagcaggagctatcatacTGTATCAACACACTCCAGTTTACCTACCTGGGATACAGTTtgccacgatagcaggagctatcatactgtatcaacgcactccagtttacttacctgagatacagtttgccacgatagcaggagctatcatactgtatcaacacactccagtttacttacctgggatacagtttgccacgatagcaggagctatcatactgtatcaacgcactccagtttacttacctgagatacagtttgccacgatagcaggagctatcatacTGTTTCAACGAACTCCAGTTTACCTACCTGGGATACAGTTtgccacgatagcaggagctatcatacTGTATCAACGCACTCCAGTTTACCTACCTGAGATACAGTTtgccacgatagcaggagctatcatactgtatcaacgcactccagtttactttcctgggatacagtttgccacgatagcaggagctatcatacTGTATCAACGCACTCCAGTTTACTTATCTGAGATACAGTTtgccacgatagcaggagctatcatactgtatcaacgcactccagtttacttacctgagatacagtttgccacgatagcaggagctatcatacTGTTTCAACGAACTCCAGTTTACCTACCTGGGATACAGTTtgccacgatagcaggagctatcatacTGTATCAACGCACTCCAGTTTACCTACCTGAGATACAGTTtgccacgatagcaggagctatcatactgtatcaacgcactccagtttactttcctgggatacagtttgccacgatagcaggagctatcatacTGTATCAACGCACTCCAGTTTACTTATCTGAGATACAGTTtgccacgatagcaggagctatcatacTGTATCAACACACTCCAGTTTACCTACCTGGGATACCGTTCTTCTACGATTGCAGCAGCTATTGTACTGTTTcgccgtgctccagcagagggagccagatcCTGTAATCTTACCTGTGTGCTCGccatgctccagcagagggagccagttcctgtAAACTTACCTGTGTGCATGCCGTGCCCCAGCAAAGGGAGCCAGTTCCTGTAAACTTACCTGTGTGCATGCCgtgccccagcagagggagccagttcctgtAAACTTACCTGTGTGCATGTCgtgccccagcagagggagccagttcctgtAAACTTACCTGTGTGCATGCCgtgccccagcagagggagccagttcctgtAAACTTACCTGTGTGCATGTCgtgccccagcagagggagccagttccagcaTACTTACCTGTGTGCATGCCgtgccccagcagagggagccagttccagcaTACTTACCTGTGTGCATGCCgtgccccagcagagggagccagttccagcaTACTTACCTGTGTGCATGCCgtgccccagcagagggagccagttccagcaTACTTACCTGTGTGCATGCCgtgccccagcagagggagccagttccagcaTACTTACCTGTGGGCATacacacagcgagcggcaagtacacctcaataataacaaCTGTGGTGACCATTTTTCTCAAGGCCTCTCGGAAAGAAAACCACATACAACATCTGGTTCTGTTTATGTCATTGTAACGCTGTCCTTCCTCCTAAGGGGTCGCTTTCCAGGATAATCTTCCGTTTCCTCTGCAGAAAGAAACggacagtgttcacagagctcccttcactCCCACAAAGCCAAGACATCGAGGCTCTTGTGCTGCATTGCTCCCCagcgcccgagtgcttgctggTAGTGCTGAGGCACGCTGaccctgaacagcagcgctagctttgcctattgaggaaggcttggcgctcccgttggttcatcagtaataatgaattagtggagacagtacagtgctcggggggatgaaagtttacatcagaatggaaactttgcacaaagtcaacctgctggaagtggaatcatttctgctgcgcagcttcagattccacagcttgacAAGGGACACGATATAAAAAGCACATGTTCCTgtggaagccacacagttattatatatatgagGAGTAttaacactcatagcattgacCCTGGGAGCCCTGGTATCTACCTCAGAGACCTGCTGTGTAATAGGTTTGTGTCTGATAATCCCTGCTCTCTTCAGTGACATGAAACTGTGCAATAAGATTCACGATTCTCAACTTGTGTGTgatctctgacaagggaagttcatctcatatacaaggttag
The sequence above is a segment of the Acipenser ruthenus chromosome 51, fAciRut3.2 maternal haplotype, whole genome shotgun sequence genome. Coding sequences within it:
- the LOC131722753 gene encoding zinc finger protein 664-like; translation: MDSVEMESVQIKEEFSEPELVPFRAEVAGLASLPIKQELCEMQCDSSQPEVSEIKAEHSELEIPQTEEPLPVKQGEVLEINCIKQEPPEVEFDHVEPGKEESEDFKPNIPELERICVREQGDGEEGSPNSMQGGGKEDGRSHSECILAGSSPAAKARADGGEYPDCGKGFTQLGHLNKTQRTHTGEKPYHCSDCGKSFNHFRNLKQHQRIHTGEKPYHCFDCGKSFSQLSSLVLHERIHTGEKPYHCSDCGKSFSQSNSLVLHQRTHTGEKPYHCSDCGKSFSRSDSLVSHQRTHTGEKPYHCSDCGKNFSRSGSLVSHQRTHTGEKPYRCSDCGKSFRQLGSLKEHQRVHTGEKPFHCSDCGKSFSWSDSLVSHLQTHTGKKLCLL